A single window of Toxoplasma gondii ME49 chromosome Ib, whole genome shotgun sequence DNA harbors:
- the MIC4 gene encoding microneme protein MIC4 (encoded by transcript TGME49_208030~Product name based on PMID:20545864;15913633;18346213;11281704;11157983;11027789;11053441.~Signal peptide predicted by SignalP 2.0 HMM (probability 0.768) with cleavage site probability 0.492 at residue 25): MRASLPVHLVVCTQLSAVWFGVAKAHGGHRLEPHVPGFLQGFTDITPAGDDVSANVTSSEPAKLDLSCVHSDNKGSRAPTIGEPVPDVSLEQCAAQCKAVDGCTHFTYNDDSKMCHVKEGKPDLYDLTGGKTASRSCDRSCFEQHVSYEGAPDVMTAMVTSQSADCQAACAADPSCEIFTYNEHDQKCTFKGRGFSAFKERGVLGVTSGPKQFCDEGGKLTQEEMEDQISGCIQLSDVGSMTADLEEPMEADSVGACMERCRCDGRCTHFTFNDNTRMCYLKGDKMQLYSSPGDRTGPKSCDSSCFSNGVSYVDDPATDVETVFEISHPIYCQVICAANPLCTVFQWYASEAKCVVKRKGFYKHRKTGVTGVTVGPREFCDFGGSIRDREEADAVGSDDGLNAEATMANSPDFHDEVECVHTGNIGSKAQTIGEVKRASSLSECRARCQAEKECSHYTYNVKSGLCYPKRGKPQFYKYLGDMTGSRTCDTSCLRRGVDYSQGPEVGKPWYSTLPTDCQVACDAEDACLVFTWDSATSRCYLIGSGFSAHRRNDVDGVVSGPYTFCDNGENLQVLEAKDTE, translated from the coding sequence ATGAGAGCGTCGCTCCCGGTTCACCTCGTTGTGTGCACGCAGCTAAGTGCCGTTTGGTTTGGAGTGGCTAAAGCCCATGGTGGACACCGACTGGAACCGCATGTTCCCGGATTCCTGCAAGGCTTCACTGATATCACGCCTGCAGGTGATGACGTTAGTGCCAACGTAACAAGTTCGGAGCCTGCAAAACTTGATCTCTCTTGTGTGCACTCTGACAATAAGGGATCAAGGGCTCCCACAATAGGCGAGCCAGTGCCAGATGTGTCCCTGGAACAATGTGCTGCGCAATGCAAGGCTGTTGATGGCTGCACACATTTCACTTATAATGACGATTCGAAGATGTGCCATGTGAAGGAGGGAAAACCCGATTTATACGATCTCACAGGAGGCAAAACAGCATCGCGCAGTTGCGATAGATCATGCTTCGAACAACACGTATCGTATGAGGGAGCTCCTGACGTGATGACAGCGATGGTCACGAGCCAGTCAGCGGACTGTCAGGCTGCGTGTGCGGCTGACCCGAGCTGCGAGATCTTCACTTATAACGAACACGACCAGAAATGTACTTTCAAAGGAAGGGGGTTTTCTGCGTTTAAGGAACGAGGGGTGTTGGGTGTGACTTCCGGGCCGAAACAGTTCTGCGATGAAGGCGGTAAATTAACTCAAGAGGAGATGGAAGATCAGATCAGTGGCTGCATTCAATTGAGTGACGTTGGATCAATGACTGCTGACCTGGAGGAGCCTATGGAGGCTGATTCTGTTGGCGCTTGTATGGAACGGTGCCGCTGTGATGGAAGATGCACGCACTTCACGTTCAACGATAATACTCGGATGTGCTACCTCAAAGGTGACAAGATGCAGTTGTACTCATCTCCAGGTGACAGAACCGGCCCAAAGAGCTGCGATTCAAGCTGCTTCTCGAACGGGGTTTCTTACGTCGATGATCCGGCGACAGATGTTGAGACCGTATTCGAAATTTCACACCCAATTTATTGTCAAGTAATCTGCGCCGCAAATCCGTTGTGTACAGTGTTTCAGTGGTATGCCTCCGAGGCAAAGTGCGTCGTCAAGAGAAAGGGGTTTtacaaacacagaaaaacaggtGTCACGGGAGTCACAGTGGGCCCTCGGGAGTTCTGCGATTTTGGCGGTAGCATCCGCGAccgagaagaggcagacgccgTTGGATCAGACGATGGCCTCAACGCGGAAGCAACTATGGCAAATTCTCCTGATTTTCACGACGAAGTAGAATGCGTCCACACGGGCAACATTGGGTCAAAAGCACAAACCATTGGAGAAGTGAAACGCGCAAGTAGTTTGAGTGAGTGCAGAGCCAGATGCCAAGCGGAGAAAGAATGCAGCCACTACACTTACAATGTAAAATCCGGTTTGTGTTATCcaaaaagaggaaagccTCAATTTTATAAGTATCTTGGCGACATGACGGGATCCAGAACATGTGATACAAGTTGCCTTAGGAGGGGAGTCGATTACTCACAGGGCCCTGAAGTAGGAAAGCCTTGGTATTCTACGCTGCCGACAGACTGCCAAGTTGCATGCGACGCTGAGGATGCTTGCCTGGTGTTCACCTGGGATTCGGCGACGTCACGATGCTACCTCATCGGCTCAGGTTTCTCGGCACATCGACGGAACGACGTGGATGGCGTGGTATCTGGACCCTATACTTTCTGTGACAATGGCGAAAACCTTCAGGTGCTTGAagcgaaagacacagaaTGA
- a CDS encoding hypothetical protein (encoded by transcript TGME49_208010~Predicted trans-membrane domain (TMHMM2.0):446-469), producing the protein MADTLAPSPPPPRAPERRSARTSVPVSPAASAGPSPPLSSLRFSVSRGAADSERDGGFGPSDSSEASACTQAAKDVRCFLAEACRLAHAAASYALETSAECASQTPLPPSSTKAPDVASETLKALREVDRDKEEEHDGEDIVVSRAKAIQLLLALQAAHATAAEMFIVNATWRESDAGPAVDAELFEEAFRALHLATRALLGCSLLASCCPPAVSLSGVDQRLPSVATEKPASSLPHSPSVCKQDKEAAFQLTDDLLEMWARESPHTDDEEPDPRARGEFEERKKSVDRDTRVESGGEASLQREGDEGQTDVKSMFQTFDASSSEAALRRDEAAATERRALFSSANFPGARGKLRRRGQGASLRCGVGTPGADSGDGQKEEEEGLKQSLLDFAHEMKQEATRYGQVIQRDRDRLQRTGEAQQRHLDKTHGAAKDTKSLIYGSGFGFFYAMALLLIGCILFVMVMSFILFTPG; encoded by the exons ATGGCAGACACTCTGgctccctcgcctcctcccccTCGCGCGCCTGAGAGGCGATCTGCTCGCACCTCGGTGCCTGTTTCTCCCGCCGCTTCCGCAGGaccttctccacctctctcctctcttcgtttttctgtctcacGCGGAGCCGCAGACTCCGAGCGGGACGGTGGCTTCGGACCGTCAGACTCCAGCGAAGCTTCCGCATGCACGCAAGCGGCGAAAGATGTGCGTTGCTTCTTGGCAGAGGCTTGCCGTCTCGCACATGCAGCCGCTTCCTACGCGCTCGAAACTTCGGCGGAATGCGCCTCCCAGACCCCTCTGCCTCCGTCGTCGACGAAGGCACCAGACGTCGCATCTGAGACACTGAAAGCGCTGCGAGAagtcgacagagacaaagaagaagagcacgaTGGAGAAGACATTGTTGTCTCCCGGGCGAAGGCGATCCAG ctgcttctcgctctgcaagccgcgcatgcaacggcTGCAGAAATGTTTATCGTCAACGCAActtggagagaaagcgacgcagGACCCGCCGTCGACGCTGAACTCTTCG AAGAAGCGTTCAGGGCGTTGCATTTAGCAACTCGGGCGCTGTTGGgctgttctcttcttgcaAGCTGTTGTCCCCCggcggtttctctctctggggtCGATCAGCGGTTGCCTTCCGTGGCAACAGAGAAACCAGCTTCTTCCCTCCCGCACTCGCCCTCTGTCTGCAAGCAAGATAAGGAAGCTGCTTTTCAACTGACAGATGATCTTCTCGAGATGTGGGCGCGCGAAAGTCCACACACGGACGACGAGGAACCGGACCCCCGGGCGCGCGGCGAGTttgaagaaaggaagaagagcgtgGACAGGGATACGCGTGTAGAGTCAGGTGGCGAGGCCTCGCTGcagagggaaggcgacgaagggcAGACAGACGTCAAGAGCATGTTCCAGACTTTtgacgcttcttcctccgagGCAGCACTGCGTAGAGACGAAGCCGCGGCAACCGAGAGACGAGCTTTGTTTTCATCTGCCAATTTTCCGGGAGCTCGAGGAAAGCTGCGTCGGAGGGGTCAGGGTGCTTCGCTGCGGTGTGGCGTCGGGACGCCAGGCGCCGACTCTGGGGACGggcaaaaagaagaggaagaaggcctgAAGCAAAGCCTCCTCGACTTTGCTCATGAAATGAAGCAAGAGGCAACGAGGTACGGCCAAGTGATTCAGCGCGACCGCGACCGCCTCCAGAGGACGGGGGAGGCGCAGCAGCGACACTTGGATAAGACTCATGGAGCCGCGAAGGACACAAAAAGTTTGATTTACGGCAGTggcttcggcttcttctaCGCCATGGCTCTCCTCCTGATCGGGTGCATTCTTTTTGTCATGGTCATGTCGTTTATTCTCTTCACTCCTGGTTGA
- the AP2IB1 gene encoding AP2 domain transcription factor AP2Ib-1 (encoded by transcript TGME49_208020) → MTVTGGDLGGCAPPSSEARPTSGKGIPGENFSFASGAHLSNAAASDRREEKGAFSLAASPATLQHASPVLPLLKADPTQALSSLALWKRRLPSELVEELKPFPPTPRTPTVLGALGDNEPSSASPGNERFSVDSAATPSERATCADPSKRQDATHNLCGDAENSADDEPGLKQALPRANICRAEAGTAEDARRDAPGGSHTATQKCIRGASEEGERSSSNVPGERGCEVSECRKKAHASATSDAGAVTFAVEATPADSRRSGSQRGTPELRAQTDGGLRQPECGKVGTPGRGCGVPGTSRPADGDASGAALRMAILNIKDAQEDEPAGEEVWASIGKPISAALSCSLSSAILKSKKRRTAPRLPPIVRGFITHVFAAQVAQERRLLLGVFLDALPRLKAETHHQAHAPKRSSDMDFRDASGDSWRSEARTPDEALAGQKALEGEESLEGEETIEGEECGETGASSADGKDTILSSRLGQERGKAGHLALQLQQYLLSLVSYLQQRTEGGTLSVSSTSPNTPIARDSADPLGRLGSPALFEFHKKQLYEANIALLPREMCGLEDPQQAAKGGLLSTAEQSPPPSLVKSQSRPEPERDEAAAADTGEKTAYEEQIPEAREEGQTVEEAQDKKRDKDGEEISTSGSAFRADLQTLRAEDEVLRGLPAGMVNYLLIFMDLLVLLCVDPRSLASAAAVQLRKIGKNGAEEETSKRDEGLHASSAPTLATSEAREGKEVEMEGVDDESAFGDKEHVEGAASLTKTSRATQETPGSVSSNPSSDLEGKDTLVRAAQVVLSVAVEMATRGAVRSLEELRSVYFERTLPKDDSLLLLEHLHRDLPGRQFGEESRKEAESPSTSTRTRTPRHRDASTCAASSFSSSSSVGSWGPDASPRAAVGTDDHALARGEHPALSEETGGPHPAFDGDSSRREKGVQGQGSRPESPSRGRTGDTQLKEAMDPDALLFFAPLYSSIPPSWQSDENISKNEGTKARSPTRRFTDCVGRRGSCPDDDQLSWQDGAAMRLSKQGSLDRRLGLWGDVQTLPGSEKSAWQTSFLEDASPSYSFPARKDTLRESGQVGGDGAFAQDGKLLRSRIGDFSTRPLHADDDAALLFGSVPVRRRTRVDPLDEELRDPNGPRCADDPMAKGREDPRENRCNITVSPGETRRRRPPLPDEGAFTAAGSEWPGANNWSQRDPLEIAGGRRLCSPPCASSCEGFEACSGYEDSAEGLETRLGTDARKDRLGYPGAGMNLSSARTGRFDDCKDEVSLSPALAEHRLANGRPGSLSPSSTTTAFPGPSGLRRTTGHVSARRGMGMSLSEELMQEAAGLKPALAGAGALRLGSNGDHTTPPGAGAPGASRKASLTPGSRRGHGGGAQALGGDGAAPRGLAKAAAEGAVEAEEMESGHDTRRPMRGVYFDKTQRSWIGSFYEDRRQIKKRFKIDTYGFHEARALAIGVRMTYERRMRNAENASLAGRAADMAGVARASPKTSSQPSEVRGSRAGASNGLVLEHEYAGSLCESTRPSANGLNRKRALSSGLPKREGENEDAPGDEGSVDASLGVGTERTEGGAHTEIDEDLGGKGEYNGCREYAEASSGAWSRQIRDFVSEDERLSAEASAHGSVHARDGRDGGSEEAWKKAEREECGEAGAPESARDSQGAFPEERKRERKGEEDVEGLRPPCRRRMDEHVKKTASFAAEEGTVAARTRSDATPTACGTSEDRRRLFSKRETSQPLCADWGSPEEGRSQSSTGTAAPGCVARDVAKVEEPTDRIEGTLKSGSDCGDELTFPASSESHRDTRGEGGVAGGPLTSRLARGGASTFAVGSEFREELLFATPTLGKGGLAGLDAHACISDEALQQRQLQQQQQLEEHLEQLAHLEEQARLLGGEDAALFSDLSRVSEPFPSTGSKSSRDEEAAGRKADARLYAAVSGTEAGALPGDKRKAEVADGGYRDGGEGAHAEFGSGGGASSAGLTTSNFGQDLPLGVFYTSKKHAYCANWYEGKRQMKRYFPISKLGEEQARQKAIAARREAEQRERETKRKLAAAAAAEAAAAAAASCGSGRSNGSRARQGTRAPSAHGMAGVASHPGNRIPHAALEEAAESGEPLGTWQGGGARGAPLRAQRMHEEKLRYLQQEEVSQLLDGKSNPELWDSRFLSNMRRLGLEADVARSQYDSRWRKDADEMFLTSGRSERHTADRETYGRLSNRPYSSFAEEALFRFGQNASDTRSIAANREPGPQLGDGDFGEFPLPGLESLSSENTYGARVHLNGDRECGTSEHMKSAADIAGQRFREERIDHALSSLLAGGDGLRGTGRS, encoded by the exons ATGACAGTGACTGGCGGTGATCTCGGCGGCTGTGCGCCGCCGTCGTCTGAGGCAAGGCCCACGAGCGGGAAGGGGATCCCAGGTGAAAacttttctttcgcctcaGGTGCACATTTGTCGAACGCAGCCGCGTCcgacagacgcgaagaaaaaggggCGTTCTCGCTCGCCGCGAGCCCTGCGACTCTGCAGCACGCCTCCCCCGTTCTCCCCCTTTTGAAAGCAGATCCCACCCaagcgttgtcttctctcgcgctctggAAAAGGCGCTTGCCCTCAGAACTCGTTGAGGAGCTGAAGCCCTTCCCGCCGACGCCACGAACCCCAACTGTGCTTGGCGCTCTTGGCGACAACGAACCGAGTTCTGCGAGTCCCGGAAACGAGCGCTTCTCCGTCGACTCGGCGGCGACGCCCTCAGAACGCGCCACGTGTGCCGACCCGAGCAAACGTCAGGACGCAACTCACAACCTgtgtggagacgcggagaacTCCGCGGACGACGAGCCAGGCCTGAAGCAAGCGTTGCCTCGCGCAAACATCTGCAGGGCCGAGGCCGGAACGGCGGAGGACGCGAGACGTGATGCCCCTGGTGGGTCTCACACAGCGACACAAAAGTGCATCAGGGGCGCatccgaagaaggcgaaagatCCAGTTCCAACGTTCCCGGGGAGCGCGGGTGTGAAGTTTCCGAGTGTCGGAAAAAGGCCCACGCGAGTGCCACCAGCGACGCCGGGGCGGTGACCTTCGCAGTGGAGGCGACGCCTGCAGACAGTCGGCGATCTGGAAGCCAGAGAGGCACTCCGGAGCTGCGGGCGCAAACCGACGGGGGTCTGAGGCAGCCTGAATGCGGCAAAGTGGGGACGCCGGGGCGCGGCTGCGGGGTTCCTGGGACCTCAAGGCCCGCCGACGGCGACGCGAGCGGTGCAGCGCTGCGAATGGCGATATTGAATATCAAGGACGCTCAAGAAGATGAGCCCGCTGGTGAGGAAGTCTGGGCCTCCATCGGGAAACCCATTTCTGCGGCGCTCTCCTGTTCCCTTTCGTCTGCGATTCTCAAGTCGAAAAAGCGTCGGACGgcgccgcgcctcccgccAATCGTCCGCGGCTTCATCACCCACGTGTTCGCTGCCCAAGTCGCTCAAGAAAGGcgacttcttctcggcgtttTCCTCGACGCCCTCCCCCGACTCAAGGCGGAGACCCACCATCAGGCCCATGCACCGAAGCGCAGCTCCGACATGGACTTCCGGGACGCTTCCGGGGACAGCTGGCGCAGCGAGGCCCGCACGCCCGACGAGGCTCTTGCAGGACAGAAGGCCCTTGAGGGCGAGGAGAGCCTcgagggcgaagagacaATTGAAGGCGAAGAATGTGGGGAGACGGGTGCATCGAGCGCGGATGGGAAGGACACAATACTTTCCTCACGATTAGGACAAGAGCGCGGGAAGGCTGGACATCTCGCCCTCCAGTTGCAGCAGtaccttctctcccttgtctcgTACCTTCAGCAGCGTACGGAAGGGGGCACTCTGTCTGTCAGTTCGACGTCGCCCAACACGCCCATCGCCAGAGACAGTGCAGACCCCTTGGGGAGGCTCGGGTCACCCGCACTCTTTGAGTTTCACAAGAAGCAGCTGTACGAGGCAAACATTGCGCTTCTGCCTCGAGAGATGTGTGGCCTTGAAGATCCGCAGCAGGCGGCGAAAGGCGGGCTCCTCAGCACCGCTGAGCAGAGTCCACCACCTTCTCTGGTGAAGTCGCAGTCGCGTCCGGAGCCCGAACGAGACGAGGCCGCGGCTGCGGACACGGGAGAAAAAACTGCATATGAAGAACAAATCCCTGAGGCTCGAGAAGAGGGTCAGACTGTGGAGGAAGCAcaggacaagaagagagataaGGATGGCGAGGAGATTTCGACTTCTGGATCTGCTTTCCGCGCCGACCTTCAGACGCTCAGAGCGGAAGACGAGGTCCTTCGGGGTTTGCCTGCAGGCATGGTGAACTACCTGCTAATCTTCATGGACTTGCTCGTTCTCTTGTGCGTCGATCCTCGATCTTTGGCCAGCGCGGCCGCCGTGCAGCTGAGGAAGATCGGAAAGAACggcgcagaggaggaaacgagcaagagagacgaggggcTCCATGCGTCTAGCGCGCCGACGCTGGCGACCAGTGAGGCCAGAGAGGGCAAAGAGGTCGAGATGGAGGGTGTGGACGACGAGTCTGCATTTGGGGACAAAGAGCATGTTGAAGGCGCCGCGTCACTCACAAAGACGTCGAGAGCCACCCAGGAAACGCCCGGGTCCGTGTCGTCAAATCCGAGCTCAGATTTGGAAGGCAAGGACACGCTGGTCCGCGCCGCCCAAGTCGTCTTGTCGGTGGCGGTGGAAATGGCGACGCGAGGTGCCGTTCGCAGTTTGGAGGAACTTCGGTCTGTGTATTTCGAAAGAACTCTCCCGAAAGACGACAGCTTGTTGCTGCTGGAGCACCTCCACAGAGACTTACCGGGCCGGCAGTTcggcgaagagagcagaaaggaggcgGAGAGCCCGTCGACGAGTACGCGGACACGAACCCCCCGCCATCGAGATGCCTCTACGTGCGccgcctcgtccttctcctcctcctcgtcggTCGGCTCCTGGGGTCCAGACGCGTCGCCGAGAGCGGCCGTGGGCACTGACGACCACGCGTTAGCTCGCGGTGAACACCCGGCGCTGTCGGAGGAGACTGGAGGGCCTCACCCTGCGTTCGATGGTGACAGTTCGCGGCGGGAGAAGGGGGTGCAGGGTCAAGGTTCGCGTCCCGAGTCTCCGTCTCGAGGgaggacaggagacacgCAACTCAAAGAGGCCATGGATCCCGACGCGCTCTTGTTTTTCGCGCCCCTGTACTCCAGCATTCCGCCCTCGTGGCAGAGTGACGAAAATATCTCTAAAAACGAGGGAACGAAGGCGAGGTCGCCGACGCGCCGCTTCACAGATTGCGTGGGCCGACGGGGGTCTTGCCCCGACGACGACCAGCTTTCTTGGCAGGATGGCGCCGCTATGCGCCTAAGCAAGCAGGGGAGTCTGGACAGACGCCTAGGACTTTGGGGCGACGTCCAGACTTTGCCTGGGTCTGAAAAGTCCGCCTGGCAGACGAGTTTCCTCGAAGACGCTTCGCCGTCGTACTCGTTCCCCGCGAGGAAGGACACACTCCGGGAGTCGGGGCAAGTCGGTGGCGACGGTGCCTTTGCTCAGGACGGAAAACTCCTGAGGAGCCGCATTGGGGACTTCTCAACGCGTCCCCTCCACGCCGACGACGATGCGGCCCTGCTCTTTGGCTCGGTCCCAGttcgaaggagaacaagagtcGACCCTCTGGATGAGGAACTGAGGGATCCGAATGGCCCGCGGTGCGCCGACGACCCAATGGCGAAAGGCCGAGAAGACCCTAGAGAGAACAGATGCAACATCACCGTGAGTCCGGGGGAAACTCGCCGCAGGCGGCCCCCCCTTCCCGATGAAGGCGCCTTCACCGCCGCGGGTTCGGAGTGGCCTGGAGCGAACAACTGGAGTCAGAGAGACCCTCTGGAAATTGCAGGAGgtcgccgcctctgctccCCACCCTGCGCGTCTTCCTGCGAAGGCTTTGAAGCGTGCAGTGGCTATGAAGACTCTGCCGAAGGCCTCGAAACGCGCCTTGGCACGGATGCCCGCAAGGACCGGCTGGGGTACCCAGGCGCTGGCATGAATCTCTCGAGCGCCAGAACAGGTCGATTCGACGACTGCAAAGACGAGGTGTCGCTGAGTCCAGCTTTAGCAGAACACCGGCTAGCCAATGGTCGTCCAGGAAGTTTGTCACCCTCGAGCACGACGACTGCCTTCCCTGGGCCCTCAGGGCTGCGCCGCACTACGGGGCATGTCTCTGCGCGCCGCGGCATGGGCATGTCTCTGTCGGAAGAGTTGATGCAGGAGGCGGCCGGCCTGAAGCCGGCGCTCGCTGGTGCAGGGGCACTCCGCTTGGGCTCCAATGGGGACCACACAACCCCGCCAGGGGCAGGCGCCCCTGGAGCCTCGCGGAAGGCTTCGCTCACGCCGGGGAGCCGCCGGGGACACGGCGGCGGTGCGCAGGCTCTCGGCGGAGACGGCGCGGCGCCGCGCGGGCTCGCGAAGGCTGCCGCTGAGGGCGCcgtggaggcggaggaaaTGGAAAGTGGCCATGACACGCGGCGGCCGATGCGCGGCGTCTATTTCGACAAGACGCAGCGGTCGTGGATCGGCTCGTTCTACGAGGATCGGCGCCAAATCAAGAAACGCTTCAAAATCGACACCTATGGCTTCCACGAGGCTCGGGCTCTTGCGATCGGCGTCCGAATGACCTACgagcggcgcatgcgcaacgcagaaaacgcaagtCTTGCGGGTCGCGCCGCCGACATGGCTGGAGTCGCCAGGGCTTCTCCGAAAACCTCATCCCAACCTTCGGAGGTTCGCGGCAGTCGCGCAGGCGCCTCAAATGGCCTGGTGCTAGAGCACGAGTATGCAGGCAGCCTCTGCGAGTCTACGCGACCTAGCGCGAATGGTTTGAACCGAAAGAGGGCACTTTCGTCTGGCCTCCCCAAACGAGAgggcgagaacgaagacgcaCCCGGCGATGAGGGCTCAGTTGACGCCAGTCTCGGAGTGGGAACTGAGCGAACCGAAGGTGGCGCCCACACTGAGATCGACGAAGACCTGGGCGGGAAGGGTGAGTACAATGGCTGCCGCGAATATGCCGAAGCCTCCTCAGGGGCCTGGTCTCGTCAGATCCGCGACTTTGTGAGTGAAGACGAGAGATTGTCTGCAGAAGCGAGTGCCCACGGAAGTGTTCACGCTCGCGACGGGAGGGACgggggaagcgaggaagcctGGAAAAAAGCCGAGCGCGAAGAGTGTGGCGAGGCTGGAGCGCCGGAGAGTGCCAGAGACTCCCAGGGCGCCTTTCCAGAAGAGCGGAAGCGCGAAcgaaaaggcgaggaagatgTCGAAGGTCTTCGGCCACCGTGCCGTCGCAGGATGGATGAGCACGTGAAGAAGACCGCAAGTTTTGCGGCCGAAGAAGGGACAGTTGCTGCCCGCACACGCAGTGACGCTACTccaactgcatgcggaaCCAGCGAGGACCGTCGTCGGTTGTTTAGCAAGCGTGAGACTTCGCAGCCGCTCTGCGCGGACTGGGGCTCTCCCGAGGAAGGCAGGTCTCAGAGTTCGACTGGCACTGCGGCTCCCGGGTGCGTTGCCCGTGATGTGGCGAAGGTTGAAGAACCGACCGACCGCATAGAGGGGACTTTGAAATCCGGCTCGGACTGCGGGGACGAGTTGACTTTTCCCGCAAGTTCCGAGTCTCACAGGGACACCCGCGGTGAAGGCGGCGTGGCTGGTGGGCCGCTGACCTCGAGGCTGGCCCGCGGCGGGGCGTCGACCTTTGCCGTAGGCTCCGAATTTCGAGAAGAGCTTCTCTTCGCGACTCCCACCCTCGGGAAAGGAGGCCTAGCGGGCTTGGACGCTCATGCGTGCATCTCCGACGAGGCCCTCCAGCAGCGGCAgcttcagcagcagcagcaactcGAGGAACACCTCGAGCAGCTGGCACACCTCGAAGAGCAggctcgtcttctcggcgGCGAGGACGCGGCACTGTTCAGCGATCTGAGCAGAGTATCGGAGCCGTTTCCCTCAACCGGCAGCAAGAGTtcaagagacgaagaggctgCTGGGCGGAAGGCGGACGCGCGTCTCTATGCAGCGGTTTCCGGGACAGAGGCTGGAGCGCTTCCAGGGGACAAGAGAAAAGCTGAGGTGGCTGACGGCGGGTACCGAGATGGTGGCGAGGGGGCACACGCAGAGTTCGGCTCCGGAGGTGGGGCTTCGAGTGCAGGATTGACAACCAGCAATTTTGGTCAAGACTTGCCACTCGGAGTGTTTTACACGAGCAAGAAGCACGCGTACTGCGCGAACTGGTACGAAGGCAAGAGACAGATGAAGCGATATTTCCCGATCTCGAAGCTGGGCGAGGAGCAGGCGCGACAAAAAGCTATCGCAGCCCGTCGAGAAGCCGAGCAACGGGAACGGGAAACGAAGCGGAAACTCGCGGCCGCTGCAGCCGCAGAAGCCGCAGCGGCCGCAGCCGCATCTTGCGGAAGTGGACGCAGCAATGGGAGCCGCGCTCGACAGGGCACCCGGGCGCCTTCTGCGCATGGGATGGCAGGGGTGGCTTCGCATCCTGGCAACCGCATCCCGCATGCAGCCCTTGAGGAAGCGGCCGAGTCTGGGGAGCCCCTTGGGACCTGGCAGGGCGGCGGCGCTCGGGGAGCTCCGCTTCGCGCCCAGCGCATGCATGAAGAGAAGCTTCGCTACCTCCAGCAAGAGGAAGTCAGTCAGCTCTTGGACGGGAAAAGCAACCCGGAGTTGTGGGACAGCCGCTTCCTCAGCAACATGCGCCGGCTCGGGCTGGAGGCGGATGTCGCCCGCTCGCAGTACGACTCGCGGTGGCGAAAGGACGCTGACGAGATGTTTTTGACAAGCGGACGAAGCGAAAGGCACACTGCCGACAGAGAAACCTACGGGCGCCTCTCCAACCGGCCCTACAGCTCCTTTGCCGAAGAAGCCTTGTTCCGCTTCGGGCAGAACGCGAGTGATACACGGAGCATCGCGGCGAACCGCGAGCCTGGGCCGCAACTTGGTGACGGAGACTTCGGGGAGTTTCCGCTCCCTGGCCTCGAGTCTTTGAGCAGCGAGAATACGTACGGTGCTCGCGTTCACCTGAATGGAGATAGGGAATGCGGCACCTCCGAGCACATG AAATCGGCGGCGGATATTGCGGGACAACGCTTCCGAGAGGAACGGATCGACCACGCGCTCAGTTCCCTTCTTGCCGGTGGCGACGGACTCCGAGGCACAGGCCGGAGTTGA